A portion of the Algisphaera agarilytica genome contains these proteins:
- a CDS encoding sulfatase family protein, producing MKSIISAWVLLLLVGASMNAVGNAQADAPRPNILLFFTDDLDFDEINLYDLTQYPSHTGMRQQGYYDGKPDQSDYFSNPRMLTPNLEKLASQGLTLNRFYITSPICTPSRFTILTGRYASRSQAFLHHSPAGGPANVNWGTGLKIAETNIAKALQDAGYFTGVVGKWHLGHDISRYDKELKTLDPMKPEDNQRIRDAHEDTCEAFKQAGFDFADSIYVGNIGEIHVPQMLKRENLPWVTQGALNFLDLQSPESDKPFFLYMSLPLPHNQFYDTQNRSGKGAGWWNNDPRATPGGYLDEAPTSQPSSDDVMRRIREAGLPDVNSMATNLDDSLGAVMAKLEERGLAENTVLIFTSDHQSRGKNTVYEAARVPFVVRWPGKIPAGVRSDLLCGNVDLPSTFLEWAGAENVPEDVGQDGVSLAQALLNPEDATPVRDALLLECGFARAVVTDRWKLIACRAPDEIMQRMAEDAARAEREGTRRYVAWDGRTNERNRGKRGFSAGVVMDSDRDFPHYFDADQLYDLDADPFEQVNLFGDEANRETIEQLQDQLRGFLETLPHTFGEFTP from the coding sequence TTGAAATCGATCATCTCGGCTTGGGTTCTGTTGCTGCTGGTTGGTGCGTCGATGAACGCCGTGGGGAACGCGCAGGCCGACGCCCCCCGGCCGAACATCTTGCTGTTCTTTACTGACGACCTGGACTTCGACGAGATCAACCTCTACGACCTGACGCAGTACCCCAGCCACACAGGCATGCGGCAGCAGGGGTATTACGACGGCAAGCCTGACCAAAGCGACTACTTTTCCAATCCCCGCATGCTCACGCCGAACCTCGAGAAGCTGGCGAGTCAGGGGCTGACGCTGAATCGGTTCTACATCACCTCGCCGATCTGCACGCCCAGCCGATTCACGATCCTCACCGGGCGTTACGCGTCGCGCAGTCAGGCGTTCCTGCATCACAGCCCCGCCGGCGGCCCGGCCAACGTGAACTGGGGCACGGGGCTGAAGATCGCCGAGACCAACATCGCCAAGGCCCTGCAAGACGCGGGCTACTTCACCGGCGTCGTCGGTAAGTGGCACCTCGGCCACGACATCAGCCGTTACGACAAAGAGCTCAAAACCCTCGATCCCATGAAGCCCGAGGACAACCAGCGCATCCGCGACGCGCACGAAGACACCTGCGAAGCGTTCAAGCAAGCCGGCTTCGACTTCGCCGACAGCATCTACGTGGGCAACATCGGGGAGATCCACGTCCCGCAGATGCTCAAGCGGGAGAACCTGCCTTGGGTTACCCAGGGCGCGCTCAACTTCCTCGACCTGCAGAGCCCCGAGAGCGATAAGCCGTTCTTCCTATACATGTCACTGCCGCTGCCGCACAACCAGTTCTACGACACGCAGAACCGCTCGGGCAAAGGCGCGGGCTGGTGGAACAACGACCCCCGTGCCACGCCCGGCGGGTATCTCGACGAGGCCCCCACATCCCAGCCGTCGAGCGACGACGTGATGCGCCGTATCCGCGAGGCGGGTTTGCCCGATGTGAATTCGATGGCGACGAATCTGGACGACAGCCTCGGGGCGGTCATGGCCAAGCTCGAAGAGCGCGGCCTGGCAGAGAACACCGTCTTGATCTTCACCAGCGACCACCAGAGCCGCGGGAAGAACACCGTGTACGAAGCGGCGCGGGTGCCGTTCGTTGTGCGTTGGCCGGGCAAGATCCCCGCGGGCGTGCGGTCCGACTTGTTGTGCGGTAACGTCGATCTGCCCTCAACGTTTCTCGAATGGGCGGGCGCTGAAAACGTGCCCGAGGATGTGGGGCAGGACGGCGTGAGCCTTGCCCAGGCGTTACTGAATCCCGAGGATGCCACGCCGGTGCGCGACGCGTTGCTACTGGAATGCGGCTTCGCCCGGGCGGTGGTGACGGACCGTTGGAAACTGATCGCCTGCCGCGCGCCCGACGAAATCATGCAGCGCATGGCCGAGGACGCCGCGCGGGCCGAGCGTGAAGGCACCCGCCGGTACGTCGCATGGGACGGCCGCACCAACGAGCGGAACCGGGGCAAGCGGGGCTTCAGCGCCGGGGTCGTGATGGACTCGGACCGCGACTTCCCGCACTACTTCGATGCGGACCAACTCTACGACCTCGACGCCGATCCGTTCGAACAGGTCAACCTGTTCGGAGATGAGGCGAACCGCGAAACGATCGAGCAGTTGCAAGACCAACTGCGCGGTTTCCTCGAGACACTGCCGCACACGTTTGGCGAATTCACCCCGTAA
- a CDS encoding RNA polymerase sigma factor encodes MTEADRLLLKSICSGDEAAWSRLVRLYQGRLVAFATQQTRNRADAEDAVQDCFVTFLKQLERFRGAASIETYLFQILRHRIIDQYRKQARRPCRLSTDLSDRQDTIAAMEAHQPTPSAYAGLREAQDNQQEWLADALRTVTARYQAECDFDKLRVIEMLFYAQLPPVQIAGHIEISSNTVATIKRRTLQRIGDTLPNEAGNTPLTDTLLTTAWEAARPSCPKRSTIGAYLLGSLDKPWHDYVRFHLETLGCRFCAANFEDLKQQTQDAEAQSHVEDLNARILRSSVGFLPRQG; translated from the coding sequence ATGACCGAAGCAGATCGATTGCTTCTGAAGAGTATCTGCAGCGGTGACGAGGCCGCGTGGTCCAGGTTGGTCCGCCTGTATCAAGGCCGGCTGGTGGCGTTTGCCACGCAGCAGACGCGCAACCGCGCCGACGCCGAGGACGCGGTGCAGGATTGCTTCGTCACGTTTCTCAAACAGCTCGAGCGTTTCCGCGGCGCCGCGTCGATCGAGACGTATCTGTTTCAGATCCTGCGCCACCGCATCATCGACCAGTACCGCAAGCAGGCGCGCCGTCCCTGCCGACTGAGCACGGACCTGTCGGACCGGCAAGACACCATCGCGGCGATGGAAGCCCATCAGCCCACGCCCTCGGCCTACGCCGGGCTGCGCGAGGCCCAAGACAACCAGCAGGAATGGCTCGCTGATGCACTGCGGACGGTGACCGCGCGGTACCAGGCGGAGTGCGACTTCGACAAGCTGCGGGTGATCGAGATGTTGTTCTACGCCCAGCTGCCGCCGGTCCAGATCGCCGGGCACATAGAGATCAGCAGCAACACCGTCGCCACGATCAAACGCCGCACGCTCCAACGCATCGGCGACACTCTGCCCAATGAGGCGGGCAACACGCCGCTAACGGACACCCTGCTCACCACCGCGTGGGAAGCCGCCCGCCCGAGCTGCCCGAAACGCAGCACCATCGGCGCGTACCTGCTCGGCTCGCTCGACAAGCCGTGGCACGACTACGTGCGGTTCCACCTGGAAACGCTGGGCTGCCGGTTCTGTGCGGCGAATTTCGAGGACCTGAAGCAGCAGACGCAGGACGCCGAGGCGCAATCGCATGTTGAGGATTTGAATGCGCGGATTCTGCGATCGTCGGTGGGGTTCCTGCCGCGTCAGGGGTAG
- a CDS encoding protein kinase domain-containing protein, with the protein MSTYRYQPGDRPLDGYTVRAPAGRGGFGEVYFAESDAGREVALKALYVTQGYDEIELRGIRHCMNLKSPHLVSIFDVKTAEDGTPFVVMEYVAGPSLRDLLNDSPEGLGPDKAAFFLREVAKGLSHLHGYGVVHRDLKPANIFYEDGYVKIGDYGLSKLMSADPVASQTVTVGTVHYMAPEIGAGKYDKSIDLYALGCLLYEMLTGRVPYSGDSPSEVLMKHLQAEPELDDVPEAFAKVIRKALQKDPADRYASATETVEDLFGTEHVRNSVSQLNADELSVIAKRVGRKLETPPANNVSPGGVPLRALRPAAGAKTPPAANERRWPSQGRGLFLMLTVILALVAAALTGTGMERHADEGFWSSLFMLMFVGPATTWAVTRGSRYEPDPLLGTRLGFAIRPILSHALIALPFIFIVVAGGVSDRVGSHLVTAAFFSALVTACVYWPRYTHPDRAVAFSPGLWVGLGLAAALPTLVLMPEAVAIAFVLPVIIALGAQLVRPTNTPHPVAPLSPATPVVPLPVPVAEPPHPEAAPVSPQPKAESQTEPTDTSSRHSRLAALLLCAVWIIMPLGGLHRFYVGKWFTGILWLCTFGLFGIGQLIDGILILCGAFTDTQGKPLVRWELAGPPQSRSAHVTRKSAAVKRTWTPRIDGRINPFAMMLHLFGILLLLVSLALVMPVFMSLPQAVSVLPVFENMREEIAREFGYDAWPLLLGRLIGIVGLAGIVLGTFMIVMGRRGGALHCLRALAAGGLFFFFAMMSMTEDGFRAVSDWKLNQMQTTLLEQGQTGFAATLDLYLDQGMTNVIGGFATLAIGMVLMAIPARSRVISHSTRPEVSS; encoded by the coding sequence TTGTCAACGTATCGATACCAACCCGGCGACCGCCCCCTCGACGGCTACACCGTGCGCGCCCCCGCCGGGCGCGGCGGCTTCGGCGAGGTCTACTTCGCCGAGAGCGACGCCGGCCGTGAGGTCGCGCTTAAAGCGCTCTACGTCACTCAGGGCTACGACGAGATCGAGCTGCGTGGCATCCGCCACTGCATGAACCTCAAGAGCCCGCACCTGGTGAGCATCTTCGATGTGAAGACCGCCGAGGACGGCACGCCGTTCGTGGTGATGGAGTACGTCGCCGGGCCGTCGCTGCGCGACCTGCTCAACGACTCGCCCGAGGGCCTGGGCCCGGACAAGGCCGCGTTCTTCCTGCGCGAAGTCGCCAAGGGCCTGAGCCACCTGCACGGCTACGGCGTGGTTCACCGCGACCTAAAACCCGCCAACATCTTCTACGAAGACGGCTACGTAAAAATCGGCGACTACGGCCTGTCTAAACTCATGTCCGCCGACCCCGTCGCCAGCCAAACCGTCACCGTCGGCACGGTGCACTACATGGCGCCGGAGATCGGCGCGGGCAAGTACGACAAGTCCATCGACCTCTACGCCCTGGGCTGCCTGCTCTACGAAATGCTCACCGGCCGGGTGCCGTACTCCGGCGACAGCCCGAGCGAGGTGCTGATGAAACATCTCCAGGCCGAGCCCGAGCTGGATGATGTGCCCGAGGCGTTTGCCAAGGTGATCCGCAAGGCGTTGCAGAAAGACCCGGCCGACCGTTACGCGTCCGCCACGGAGACGGTGGAAGACTTGTTCGGGACCGAGCACGTCCGCAACAGCGTGTCGCAGCTCAACGCCGACGAGCTGAGCGTGATCGCCAAGCGGGTGGGGCGAAAGCTCGAGACGCCGCCAGCGAACAACGTATCGCCGGGGGGCGTCCCGCTGCGTGCGCTGCGTCCCGCAGCCGGTGCCAAGACACCACCTGCCGCAAACGAGCGGCGTTGGCCAAGCCAGGGCCGCGGCCTGTTCCTCATGCTGACCGTGATCCTTGCTTTGGTTGCGGCGGCCCTGACCGGCACCGGCATGGAGCGTCACGCCGATGAAGGGTTCTGGTCATCGCTCTTCATGCTGATGTTCGTGGGCCCGGCGACGACATGGGCCGTGACTCGCGGAAGCCGCTACGAACCCGATCCCTTGCTGGGAACCCGGTTGGGGTTCGCCATCCGCCCGATCCTGAGCCACGCCCTGATCGCTTTGCCGTTCATCTTTATCGTGGTCGCCGGCGGGGTATCCGATCGCGTGGGCAGCCATCTCGTTACAGCAGCCTTCTTCTCCGCGCTGGTGACGGCGTGTGTGTATTGGCCTCGCTATACGCATCCGGACCGAGCGGTTGCGTTCTCGCCGGGGCTTTGGGTTGGCCTGGGGCTGGCCGCGGCGTTGCCCACTCTCGTGTTAATGCCCGAAGCGGTCGCGATTGCGTTTGTGCTGCCGGTGATCATTGCGTTGGGAGCGCAGCTGGTGCGTCCGACCAACACGCCTCATCCCGTCGCGCCGCTATCCCCGGCAACTCCGGTCGTCCCGCTCCCCGTTCCCGTGGCTGAGCCCCCGCATCCCGAGGCCGCGCCTGTCTCACCGCAGCCAAAGGCCGAGTCGCAAACTGAGCCGACGGATACTTCCTCGCGCCACAGCCGACTCGCGGCCCTACTGCTGTGTGCGGTGTGGATCATCATGCCGCTGGGCGGGCTGCACCGCTTCTACGTCGGCAAGTGGTTCACGGGCATCCTCTGGCTGTGCACGTTCGGCCTCTTTGGCATCGGCCAACTTATCGACGGCATCCTCATCCTCTGCGGCGCGTTTACCGACACCCAGGGCAAGCCGCTCGTCCGTTGGGAACTCGCCGGGCCGCCGCAAAGCCGCTCGGCCCACGTCACGCGCAAGAGCGCTGCGGTGAAGCGTACCTGGACACCACGCATCGACGGCCGGATCAATCCGTTTGCGATGATGCTACACCTGTTTGGGATTCTGCTGCTGCTGGTCAGCCTGGCGTTGGTGATGCCGGTGTTTATGTCGCTACCGCAGGCGGTATCGGTGCTGCCGGTGTTCGAGAACATGCGTGAAGAGATCGCCCGGGAGTTCGGCTACGACGCGTGGCCGCTGCTGCTGGGCCGGCTGATCGGGATCGTCGGCCTGGCCGGGATCGTGCTGGGCACCTTCATGATTGTCATGGGCCGCCGGGGCGGCGCGCTGCACTGTCTGCGGGCCCTCGCTGCCGGCGGCTTGTTCTTCTTCTTTGCGATGATGTCGATGACCGAGGACGGATTCCGCGCGGTCAGTGACTGGAAACTCAACCAGATGCAGACCACACTGCTCGAACAAGGCCAGACGGGGTTCGCCGCGACCCTGGACCTCTACCTTGACCAGGGCATGACTAACGTCATCGGCGGTTTTGCAACGCTGGCGATTGGCATGGTGTTGATGGCCATCCCCGCGCGCAGTCGCGTGATTTCGCATTCGACCAGACCGGAGGTGTCCTCATGA
- a CDS encoding ABC transporter ATP-binding protein has product MRLPQIHPEPPDVDGHRLCIERLAKRYPGAETRAVDEVSFCVSAGEILTLVGPSGCGKTTLLRSIAGLERPDEGYVRHGNTLCQNADTFLAPEKRGIGFVFQDYALFPHLSVIQNVRFGLRHGSKKERTEIAREAMHRVGLHGLENRRVQELSGGQQQRVAFARALAPGTDVLLLDEPFSNLDTELRIGLRKSLQELVQRGDLGVILVTHDQEEAMSIADRIAVMRDGQLLQIGPPPSLYSRPRSAFVAKFLGNSNLMTGQAQGNFAETPIGRVEIDRHAEGPVTLSLRPEHLSFDMQAGVNTPATITLREFKGHDLTYHVRHGEGTYLIQTTGGSLYDIGDAVHLKPTSAAVVVEDDLSKSPAEA; this is encoded by the coding sequence ATGCGACTGCCCCAAATCCATCCCGAACCCCCGGACGTCGACGGTCACCGCCTGTGCATCGAACGGCTCGCCAAGCGCTACCCCGGTGCGGAGACCCGTGCGGTGGACGAAGTGTCGTTCTGCGTCTCGGCGGGTGAGATCCTCACGCTCGTCGGGCCTTCGGGATGCGGCAAGACCACGCTGCTGCGTTCGATCGCCGGGCTGGAGCGTCCGGACGAAGGCTACGTCCGCCACGGCAACACGCTCTGCCAAAACGCCGACACCTTCCTCGCCCCCGAGAAACGCGGCATCGGCTTTGTGTTTCAGGACTACGCCCTGTTCCCTCACCTGTCGGTGATCCAGAACGTCCGCTTCGGCTTGCGCCACGGCAGCAAGAAAGAACGCACCGAGATCGCGCGAGAAGCGATGCACCGCGTCGGGCTGCACGGCCTGGAAAACCGCCGGGTCCAGGAACTTTCCGGCGGGCAACAGCAACGCGTGGCCTTCGCCCGCGCTCTCGCCCCGGGCACCGACGTCCTGCTGCTCGACGAGCCGTTCTCCAACCTCGACACCGAGTTGCGTATCGGTTTGCGCAAGTCGCTCCAGGAACTCGTCCAACGCGGCGACCTCGGCGTGATCCTGGTGACGCACGACCAGGAAGAGGCCATGTCCATCGCCGACCGCATCGCGGTGATGCGCGACGGCCAGCTCCTACAGATCGGCCCGCCGCCCTCGCTCTACAGCCGGCCTCGCTCGGCCTTCGTCGCCAAGTTTCTGGGCAACTCGAACCTCATGACCGGCCAAGCCCAGGGCAACTTTGCCGAAACCCCCATCGGCCGCGTTGAAATCGATCGCCACGCCGAGGGCCCGGTCACGCTCTCGCTCCGCCCCGAACACCTCTCGTTCGACATGCAGGCGGGCGTCAACACCCCGGCGACGATCACCCTCCGCGAGTTCAAGGGCCACGACCTCACCTACCACGTCCGCCACGGCGAAGGCACCTACCTCATCCAAACCACCGGCGGCAGCCTCTACGACATCGGCGACGCGGTCCACCTCAAGCCGACCTCCGCGGCGGTGGTGGTGGAAGACGATCTTTCGAAATCGCCTGCCGAGGCGTGA
- a CDS encoding ABC transporter permease produces MRPARQIILTAAGIGPAAVRPPASGKPWPWLLSLPALVVGFCILLPLGYLVITAVRGADGEVSEIIFRPKTLQVLLNTFGLCAAVLATTTLLALPAAWLMTCSNLFGRRVWSILLVLPLAVPGYLMAYTLLSVGGSYGVTYRLLEWETPRLTGFTGSLISLTLYNFPYMFLTLRSGFARIDPSLQEAARSLGDGPWRAFFRAELPQLRPAYLAGALLVVLHVLGDFGVVSLMRFDTLSVLLYNSLSFEPTYAAWVAVLMLVVAGLFIGGEVLLLRRRRYDRVTPGAARVQHQVRLRWFAIPVVLLLIVFLFFAIGLPTFSSVYWYFQPTLGFVTRDWGASTAASLKICVPAAIIATGIALTMGLLTQRYAGWRSRGLERLTYAGYATPGLALGLAMVGVALWLDGFIVEAGDTLIYQSLGLIVLAYTLHFLAEAIGPVRTGLMQAGVRVEEAARSLGRGPIAAFFAVTFPLLRNGLAASMALVFLSAIKELPLVMLLRPANYDTLAYNLWDLSNENLYAEAAPFALTILGVSAVFVGVLIWCERQAKSRKMQD; encoded by the coding sequence ATGCGGCCAGCCCGTCAGATCATCCTCACCGCGGCCGGCATAGGCCCCGCCGCGGTCCGCCCCCCGGCCAGCGGCAAGCCTTGGCCCTGGCTGCTCAGCCTGCCCGCCCTCGTGGTGGGCTTTTGCATTTTGCTGCCGCTGGGGTATTTGGTGATCACCGCGGTGCGCGGAGCCGACGGCGAAGTCAGCGAAATCATCTTCCGCCCCAAGACGCTGCAGGTCCTGCTCAACACGTTCGGCTTGTGCGCCGCGGTGTTGGCGACAACCACATTGCTCGCTCTGCCCGCGGCGTGGCTGATGACGTGCAGCAACCTGTTTGGCCGGCGGGTGTGGTCGATTCTGCTCGTGCTGCCGTTGGCGGTGCCGGGCTACCTCATGGCGTACACGCTGCTGTCGGTCGGCGGGTCGTACGGCGTGACCTACCGCTTGCTGGAATGGGAGACGCCGCGCCTGACGGGCTTCACCGGCTCGCTGATCTCGCTGACGCTCTACAACTTCCCCTACATGTTCCTCACGCTTCGCTCGGGCTTCGCACGCATCGACCCGTCGCTGCAGGAGGCGGCGCGGAGCCTGGGCGATGGGCCATGGCGTGCGTTCTTCCGGGCCGAGTTGCCTCAGCTCCGCCCGGCGTACCTCGCGGGGGCGCTGCTGGTGGTCTTGCATGTGCTGGGCGACTTCGGCGTGGTGAGCCTGATGCGTTTCGATACGTTGAGCGTGCTGCTCTACAACTCGCTGTCGTTTGAGCCGACCTACGCCGCGTGGGTCGCGGTGCTCATGCTCGTGGTTGCGGGGCTGTTCATCGGCGGCGAAGTGCTGCTGCTTCGGCGTCGGCGTTACGACCGGGTGACGCCCGGGGCGGCGCGAGTGCAACACCAGGTCCGGCTGCGCTGGTTCGCCATCCCGGTGGTGCTGTTGCTGATCGTGTTCCTGTTCTTTGCGATCGGCCTGCCGACGTTTTCCTCGGTGTACTGGTACTTCCAGCCCACGCTCGGATTTGTGACCCGCGACTGGGGCGCTTCGACGGCTGCTTCCCTGAAGATTTGTGTGCCGGCCGCGATCATTGCGACCGGCATCGCGTTGACCATGGGCTTGCTGACCCAGCGCTACGCGGGTTGGCGTAGCCGAGGGTTGGAGCGGTTGACCTATGCGGGTTACGCCACGCCGGGGCTGGCGCTGGGCCTGGCGATGGTGGGCGTGGCGCTGTGGCTCGATGGGTTCATCGTCGAGGCGGGCGACACGCTGATCTACCAATCGTTGGGCCTCATCGTGTTGGCCTACACGCTGCACTTCCTCGCCGAGGCGATCGGCCCGGTGCGCACCGGGTTGATGCAGGCCGGCGTCCGCGTGGAAGAAGCCGCACGCAGCCTGGGACGCGGGCCCATCGCGGCGTTCTTCGCGGTCACGTTCCCGCTCTTGCGTAACGGCCTCGCGGCGTCGATGGCGCTGGTGTTCCTCTCGGCGATCAAAGAGCTGCCGTTGGTCATGCTCCTCCGCCCCGCCAACTACGACACGCTGGCGTACAACCTCTGGGACCTGAGCAACGAAAACCTATACGCCGAGGCGGCACCGTTCGCCCTGACCATCCTCGGCGTGTCCGCGGTGTTTGTCGGCGTGCTGATCTGGTGCGAACGCCAAGCCAAGTCGCGTAAGATGCAGGACTGA
- a CDS encoding helix-turn-helix domain-containing protein, giving the protein MSSIDPVVSFNDLAITHPCGSKTAEPGWGRDRETSLALRDHELWLVWGGRGWMRDRHNQTHELRPGFCAWMRPGGIYDAGTSDTQPLGFTYIHFTGSFSTEPPEFFEVADLAFTDLATRRIIESIDRATPDRWGESARANPATLTLLQAVLLDLLHTPARQDRGPHETALTTLAAQMRHDPASSISIAQMAEDLGVSAAHFSRLFRQRFGKSPQQYRVAARIERACHELKESSHAVSRIADLLGYADAFAFSKQFKQFTGRSPSAYRKGQS; this is encoded by the coding sequence ATGTCATCGATTGATCCTGTAGTCAGCTTCAACGATCTCGCGATCACCCACCCCTGCGGCAGCAAGACCGCCGAGCCCGGTTGGGGACGGGACCGCGAAACGTCTCTCGCCCTGCGCGACCACGAGTTGTGGCTGGTCTGGGGTGGGCGGGGCTGGATGCGTGACCGCCACAACCAAACGCACGAGCTGCGCCCCGGCTTCTGCGCGTGGATGCGGCCGGGCGGGATCTACGACGCGGGTACCAGCGACACCCAGCCCCTGGGCTTCACGTACATCCACTTCACCGGCAGCTTCTCCACCGAGCCGCCGGAGTTCTTCGAGGTCGCCGACCTCGCGTTCACAGACCTGGCCACCCGGCGGATCATCGAGTCCATCGACCGCGCCACCCCCGATCGCTGGGGCGAATCGGCCCGGGCCAACCCCGCGACCTTGACCCTGCTTCAGGCCGTGCTGCTGGACCTGCTGCACACCCCCGCGCGGCAGGACCGCGGCCCCCACGAAACCGCCCTCACCACGCTCGCCGCCCAGATGCGACACGACCCCGCGAGCAGCATCTCCATCGCCCAGATGGCCGAGGACCTGGGTGTCAGCGCCGCCCACTTCTCCCGCCTCTTCCGCCAGCGTTTCGGCAAGAGCCCGCAGCAGTACCGTGTCGCCGCCCGGATCGAACGCGCCTGCCACGAGCTCAAAGAATCCAGCCATGCGGTCAGCCGGATCGCCGACCTGCTGGGCTACGCCGACGCGTTCGCGTTCTCCAAGCAGTTCAAGCAGTTCACCGGCCGCAGCCCCTCGGCCTACCGCAAGGGCCAGTCGTAA
- a CDS encoding SDR family NAD(P)-dependent oxidoreductase — MNVTSSPSLQDRVALVTGGGTGIGLAIAQCMIDAGAKVCISGRRTEVIEKAVAQLGPSAHGVVGDVNSPEGRAEMIRGAQEQFGQPITLLVNNAGHQHKQEATQVSDEDFDTMLSTHIKAGFALSRDLAPGMIEAGGGSILFLASMASFMGVPHIVGYTTAKTAVLGLVRSLTADWSSQGIRVNAIAPGWISTPMTDEAFAKSPERRGKVLSRTPMGKMGTPQDIGHAAVFLCSDQAGFITGQCLCVDGGASIGF; from the coding sequence ATGAACGTAACTTCTTCTCCGTCTCTGCAGGATCGTGTCGCGCTGGTCACCGGCGGCGGCACGGGCATCGGCCTGGCGATCGCCCAGTGCATGATCGACGCCGGGGCCAAGGTGTGCATCAGCGGGCGTCGCACGGAGGTCATCGAAAAGGCCGTCGCCCAGCTCGGCCCGAGCGCCCACGGCGTTGTCGGCGACGTGAACAGCCCCGAAGGCCGCGCCGAAATGATCCGCGGCGCACAAGAACAATTCGGCCAACCGATCACCCTCCTCGTGAACAACGCCGGGCACCAGCACAAGCAGGAAGCCACCCAGGTTTCCGATGAAGACTTCGACACGATGCTGTCGACCCACATCAAGGCGGGCTTCGCGCTCAGCCGCGACCTCGCCCCCGGGATGATCGAAGCGGGCGGCGGGAGCATCCTCTTCCTCGCGTCGATGGCGAGCTTCATGGGCGTGCCGCACATCGTCGGCTACACCACCGCCAAGACCGCGGTGCTCGGGCTGGTCCGTTCGCTCACCGCCGACTGGTCATCCCAGGGCATCCGCGTCAACGCCATCGCCCCGGGCTGGATCAGCACGCCGATGACCGACGAAGCCTTCGCCAAGTCGCCCGAGCGCAGAGGCAAGGTCCTCTCACGTACCCCGATGGGCAAGATGGGTACCCCCCAAGACATCGGCCACGCCGCGGTGTTCCTCTGCTCAGACCAAGCAGGATTCATCACCGGCCAGTGCCTGTGCGTCGACGGCGGCGCGTCGATCGGGTTTTGA
- a CDS encoding mandelate racemase/muconate lactonizing enzyme family protein encodes MRITKLEPIILHAPVTRGGIADSTHSITHWGAPGVAIHTDTEHVGYGFSGTHAHLPTDKLITSCITDAFGPLLLDEDPRDVRGLWEKLYRQSEIYWVGRCGITHLALGAIDIALWDLKCKAQGLPLWKVLGGHASNKVEAYNTDGGWLNWSMEDLVSDCKRMIEEEGYRAVKIKVGGDSGTEDLRRVEAVRQALGPEVRIMTDANGRWPLPVAIQLGSRLADYDITWIEEPIAFDDTMGHKRLAESISTPIAMGEQLYEAFRFRDFIQAGAVHYVQPDIVRLAGITEWWQVADLAHSFNLPVVPHVGDMAQVHQHLCIAHPACGLLEYIPWLRDWMKHPAEVVDGFFTTPDYPGAGMEPTPEALETINQL; translated from the coding sequence ATGCGCATAACCAAGCTCGAGCCCATCATCCTCCACGCCCCGGTCACCCGCGGCGGGATCGCCGACAGCACCCACTCGATCACCCACTGGGGTGCGCCCGGCGTCGCCATCCACACCGACACCGAGCACGTCGGCTACGGCTTCTCCGGCACCCACGCCCATCTGCCCACCGACAAGCTCATTACGTCCTGCATCACCGACGCCTTCGGCCCGCTGCTGCTGGACGAAGACCCGCGCGACGTCCGCGGCCTCTGGGAAAAGCTCTACCGCCAGAGCGAGATCTACTGGGTCGGCCGATGCGGCATCACGCACCTGGCGCTGGGCGCGATCGACATCGCGCTGTGGGACCTCAAGTGCAAAGCCCAGGGGCTGCCGCTGTGGAAAGTGCTCGGCGGCCACGCGTCCAACAAAGTCGAGGCCTACAACACCGACGGCGGCTGGCTGAACTGGAGCATGGAAGACCTCGTCTCCGACTGCAAACGCATGATCGAAGAGGAGGGCTACCGGGCCGTGAAGATCAAGGTCGGCGGCGACAGCGGGACGGAAGACCTCCGCCGCGTCGAGGCGGTCCGTCAGGCGCTCGGCCCCGAGGTACGCATCATGACCGATGCCAACGGGCGCTGGCCGCTGCCCGTTGCGATCCAGCTCGGTTCGCGCCTGGCCGACTACGACATCACGTGGATCGAGGAGCCGATCGCGTTCGATGACACGATGGGCCACAAACGCTTGGCCGAGTCGATCAGCACACCGATCGCCATGGGCGAACAGCTCTATGAGGCGTTCCGCTTCCGCGATTTCATCCAAGCGGGTGCGGTGCATTACGTCCAGCCCGACATCGTCCGCCTCGCGGGCATCACCGAGTGGTGGCAGGTCGCGGACCTCGCCCACAGCTTCAACCTGCCGGTCGTGCCGCACGTCGGCGACATGGCCCAGGTCCATCAGCACCTTTGCATCGCTCACCCCGCGTGCGGCCTGCTCGAATACATCCCTTGGCTGCGCGATTGGATGAAGCACCCCGCCGAGGTCGTCGATGGTTTCTTCACCACGCCCGACTACCCCGGGGCCGGCATGGAGCCGACACCCGAAGCGCTCGAGACGATCAACCAGCTCTGA